Genomic DNA from Dysidea avara chromosome 10, odDysAvar1.4, whole genome shotgun sequence:
GTTTCTGATTTGCACATCAGCAAGTTTGAGCATCATTCACGCGTTAGTGACTTCAGAGAACTGTGCAGTAAAGTTATTCCAAGCATTGACCCATCACTGGTCCTAGTAACTGGTGTGTATGAAAGTTTTCATGTGTAAGACTACCGTGTTTATGATTAGGTGATCTTACTGATTCTCGTCGTGGAACATTTGGGTCTGAGCAATATGAGGATGAATGGAAATTGTATCATAGTGTTGTTAAAGAAACTGGTGCAGCTGATCAACGACCTTGGCTTGACCTTCCGGGTAACCATGGTGAGTCAATGTGGTACTTTATTTTCAAAGTATCAACAAAAACCATAAGACATGGAACAGGCAGGTTATTTTCACATATCCAGATGAAAACAGCAAGATTAGCTACAACTGATGTAGCTTATAAGATTATCTCTGCTTATTGAGTACAGCTTTCATGCGAttgatccaggacctggcaaggagGTCATAGTTAGAAAAAGCAGGAGCCAGCCAGGGGTTGTATTATATTAGAAGCTGTAGACATTTGCATAGTAGGGTGTATGTAAAACCTCTAGAAGAGCACCAaatgtttttaaaccaggcgtgcacccacagccggccgaaggccagCTGTGGTCGCGTGCCtggttttactgaaattgttttcgtaaaagtgtgtacctacctatctatgtttgtctgtacgcgcctacgtgagcaaaatcgttatatggtaaaaagcagccaggatgtaattaagaattgaaagctaaattaagtttgtattaaacttccataCACATAAGCTTTGCTCTGCGGTGGTTTCTTCTCGGAGTCCTGTGAACGGTCTTCCCTTTCGGTTTTATAGACGTTTAACAACTTCAAAACAACATTGAAGGCCTCCtaggctaccagagatagcGTATACTTCGagttgaaggggggggggggagggggtgttACCCGTACTTacacgaacgaaaatgaagggcagcctcaagggtttctctaaacaatttgcgtgagaaaacacgatagacacgctataaaacagttaataagatacttctgtgtgtaatttgcGGTTTAAAGTGATTTGTTATAGTTTTGCTTTGTTAGCAgcacatagcaacgtaattacagaattacataatacgctaaattacagtatttatagcaatagcatgaataaaatgtacatggttgattaattgcctatttagttagaatgggaaaGTAGTAACTGCATGGCcgcttggtttttagaagtagtataACGTCAACTTGTTAGGTAGGTCTCAGGTCCTATACCTTCACTCCTAGATATGCCACTACTCCCTTGGGCACCTTTAAGCTAACTATAGATTACTATAATCCAAGATACAATCTTAAGAACTGTCCTTCATAATCCTTTCACGTGCTCAAAAATTGTTGTAGTTTAGGAAAAATGTACAGTACCATTAAATATGACATTTTATGCGATTTGGGTAGAAGATTTTCAAAAAGCAAAAGTTGGCATATAATCtgtctcttgtttcaccactttttatcaggtaagtagaattctaggaataGAAATGAATAACGAGAACAGGAACAACCAATGGAAATGCCTGGAAAAGATCATCATGTCAATAATcaggttggattttacagcacaattatAGGCTTTGGGCTGCATCTACATCTTCTGGATAAGAAGTCATATCATCAGGTATGCAGCAATATGCTTGTTAGGCCCCATGAGGAGGATCGTGGTGTCCTTAGCCTCATTGGAGTCACTCCAGCTTAACAAACATATTGCAGCTGCTACATAGTACCCATCATATATGACTTTTATCCTGAGGCTACAATATGGCTTCCTTCATCTATATGCAGGCACTATCAGTTAACTATAAACCTCATCATGCTTAATAGTGTAAATATTACAGTACGGTTAGACCCTCAACCCTCGTTTATCCATACTCTCGTTTATTCGAAATTGgaaagtattttgagtacaagtgtatgttctgttagagtatttcaacagagctctgtatatactgtaaatgTATGGGTTTCAGTTACACTGTATCTGAACAATtaacttatctgaacacttttaccatagCCTGAGAGGCTgagaccaagagttcataatatatatactgaggagagtatcctactctcaaaTACCTCTGTAGAAGGgcatatcatgaagttatgatgtaacgcTTCCGAGTTCTTCTGTTTCTCTttatataattaatgatgtcattattgAACATAATATCAATTGAACGTGTGCCTAACAACATTGCTAGAAGCCAAACTAACGTGAGCTCTCTGCGTTTCTCGCCGAACTACAAGTGAGGTGGATTAACTGAAAATACATAACAATTGTGCATttagtgataaaagcaccaaatttggtatagAGGTAGAGGATCACCTTATAAAAAAATCTGGATATTGGGCCAATCAGACCATGCCCCCTTTAATAGGTTTTCCCACTCAACTGCACTAACAAAATATTAATGGTTAATTatacaataaacaaagaaaatGGCAAACTGaacatgaactctctaccaatTGATTTTGATTTACCTATTTTGGTATAGCAGACATGGCCAAAATGCACACTGTGCATACTGAAATATGAGCCAAGGCATTTTCTAAGAGCTTTGAGCAGGCTTCATGCTGTGTCCCTGGTATTCAAAGATCTCAACTTGGCATGTCCACTACTGGTATGGCTTCATACAGGACGAATCCTACTATGTTTCTACCCAGCCTAGGAACATTTGGTATACAGTATGTTGGGAATAGGTTTTCTTACAATGCCTTTTAGCTTCCTAGTGAATGTGAGGAGGTGTCCTTAATCATTGTGAAGAACCGGAAGTAGATCATATAAAAGTAGGATTCCAATAGCTCCCAGATTTCCTCCCTGTGGTCTAGGGTCTAATCTACTGCACAATAACTGCAATTAAAGGGTTCTTCCACTGGTGAGATCTCTTACTCTGTCTTACTGGTAGCCGTTATAACCTAGTTGCAGTCCTTACTCTCCAGTACATGCTGAAGGGTGCAGGAACCAGAGGGCTTAGCTCTTTTGGTGGTGACTGTGTCTACATCTCACTACGTGATTATAATGTCCTAAACCAGCTGTAGCAGAGATATAATCAGATGTTTCTCCCTGCAAAAGAATCTGTGGCCTAGATTCCACCTTGCATTAATTATTCTACACAATCATGCTACACCATATTTTTTCGTAAATAATGTTCGCATGATTACTGTATATGCTTGAGTTGTTTACTGTGTCTTGTTTTCTGCATTGCAGACTCATTTAATTTGATGGACTTGTCAGGATTCAGGTATACATGTATGACAATTTTTTTCCAatgctgtactgtatatacacagtACATGTGACTATTTCATTGATTTCCCATACAGGGAGTACTCTCACAGCTGGAAGCAATATGGAGCACACTCCTATTGTTACAGACATCATACAGATTTTGGTAATTATTCTTTTATCGCAATTGATGCACATCCTGTGCCAGGGCCACGCCTACCATATAATTTCTTTGGAGTTCTTAGTGAGGTACAGTATGATTATTGCTGAGATAGTGTTAGCTATATAATGTACCATTACAGGCAGATTTATTAGGCATTAAACAATTGTCTCAGCAGTGTGCTGGAGCTAATCACACAGTTTGGTTAAGTCATTACCCATCCTCCTTTATTACAACTAACCATAATCATTTTTTACAGTTGCTTAGGTAGGTGGTATCTCTCAATTTGTGACCCCTCTCTTACATGTACTTCTTTTTAGTTCATCAATAGTTTACCTTTGTGGTCACCTTCATAATGTGTTTGGTTATGTTGACAACCTTTACACTACACACCCAGATGGTCGACTAGAATTGGAATTAGCTGATTGGAAATTTATTCGCAGGTGCCATCAATAATTGTTGGCTATGTAATCAGTGTGACTTAATTTGTAGGTATCGTGTGTTAGCTTTTGATCATGATTTACTGTCCTTCAGTGATGTCTATCTTAAAGACCAGCCAGTCATTGTCATTACTAATCCTAAACATCATCAGTTTGTGAGTCCTAGCCATGAACCAGTCAACAGAATAGCTCGGTCTACTCATATCAGGTAATCAGTATTGTATTACGTATGTTGTTATTGGATACTGTCATTATTTAGAGTACTGGTATTTTCACCTGACCCAATTGTTAGTGTAAATATTTCACTGGATGACAAAGATATTGGTGTAATGCATCACGTGACTGGTCCATTGTATGTACTCAAGTGGGACCCTGTACAGTACAAAGGACTGCATTATGTTACTGTAGTTGCTACGGTTAGTGTTAATTTGTGAATAATTTACTGTTCTGTATTTGTAGGATGGTGGAGGCCATGTCAACAGAATTACTCAACCATTCTCACATGACACCCAACCTGTCTCCTTAGGAGTAGTGAAGTTATTTTTCTTACAGGCTAATATGCCATCTATGGTGAACAACCATAGTTGATTGTGTCATTTATTCTTTCCTttatacatacgtagctatgGCTCATGTTTACACTGCTGTGGTTACTATTTGTTGGTTGGTTGCTGTATTCCAAATGGCGAGGCAGACATGGTACGGTTGTACCAGCTGGTAAGAACTTTTTTATTGTACTGTGTATAATGATTTAAATTTTTTGTGTAGGGTTAATGGGTCACTGTGAGATAATTGCTAGCAAGAATTTCCTATTCTATCCCACAATCATCTTTCTGTTAAATTATGGAATAGGTACATATAATGAGTGAAGAGATATACTAAATAAAAGTGTTGTTGTACATACAGGCCCATGGTACATTGGAGAATTACTTAGTGGAGTGTATGGCATTGTTACAGTGCATGGACTGTTTATACCTGGTACATTCATTCCTGGTTCCAAAACATATCTTCATGGTTGTGCTATGGTAAGCTAAACACCTTGCACAGTGTATATACGTATCACCCTATATACAGCTGTAGTCTATCTGAAAAATTCAATTAACACTTATTGTCTCACGTGTGCAGCTCATTGTAGTCTCCATCCTATTTTTATAGcctaatatatttttaaaagtcAAGTATTAGCAATAGCTTGTATATAACATGCAACAGTAGTATAGTTTTTGACATCATCTAACACCGTACACATAGTTCACTTAAAAATCTTGATAAAAAatgtttgtgtaaaaatatttccatataatgaaatttacatgatttgtttgctctattagagtatcttgatcttttacaGCATTGGAGCATTTGTAAGCATATTGTCAGCCTTATTCTTTGATACTTGATGTTGAAGGCCAATAGCTACAGCAGTTAACGTTTGGAAATTTGGGACTGATATTTCTTTAGCTATAAGTTATAGCTAGCTGCAAAACTTTAGAGTGATATGTTGTTATATGATTTTTGCATATTAAACTGTAACTCCAGAGCATATTTCTCCAACCTGCTTTGCTGAGTGGGCATTCTAGGAACTTTAACGTTACAGAAACTGCTCCATTAGTACAACAAACTCCTTATAACatttgtatcaaacagtacagtagcccATAATGTTTAGTAGTAGAGTTACTCCTAAAGTATAATGTGCAGTGATAAAAATGCCATGTCTGAAAACCATCATTGAAAAATCAGTTGCTGTGAAAAATCTTATCTTATTCCATTCTATATTAAAAACATCATTAAAACCAAGAGAACACTTACAGGTGTCTGGATATACAAAACCCGCAATTTGGTTTtcctgcctcactgaccacagttgcaaggctagaggccaaacaaaagcagcacacagccacctttttatgccacaacaaacTCATGGGCACTGCTAGATACTGGGGTATAGTCCAAGACAGGCAAAGCTGAAATCTAGAATCACTTGGTAGTCAGCCTGAAACCCTCTCTGATAGGTTCTTAGTGTTGCCCACAAGGTATATGGTAGTAACTTTGGCAAAGCTTAGAAAGAAGAAGTTTGCCATAGGCTTTGATGACCTACTCTGTTTAGTCAGACGGTTAGCTAAAAGACCACTCCATTTGATTTAAAGGATCTGATCTGTAATGGACAGATCAGCTGAACACAATGGTCTGGTCAGCATCAGTGTCTTCATAGTCAGCTTTTTTAAGACTTAAGTCCTAGACTTTTGATGTGCTGGATTGCCATGCCAACATCCCAGAAGGAAGCATACAGTATATAATTAATTGTGGTGGTCTAGAGTTTAATGCACCTTGAAGGAGCCATGTCACTGTAGGGTGACTTCCCACGCTGACTCCATCCACATAGTCATGGGTAACTGATATTGCTGGACGACATGCATtctgtgtatataaatgtaaCTTGACTAAGAAATTCACAACATCCTTTATAGGTCACTCAAGCATGAGGTCTGAACCCTGCAAAGAAATTCCTCATGATCCTGGGATAGGCCAGGCGATCAACTGGGATACTCCTGCTACATCAGAAATTCTTGTCCCAATAGCATTGACATCAAGTCTGATAGTTGTGGAATCCTCTGAGGGTAGTTCTCCAGGAGTTCCAGTACTAGTGGGAACCGTGGTTGCACGGTTGAGTTTTCCAGCTGCTTCATCAGGGATTGAGTTGCACCATCAGGCTGTCCATGGAGTGTTAGTAATTGGCGTTACCCATCAACTGTAGGGAGGTCTGGATCCCAGTGATGATATCTCCAGTTCTTCTGCTTTCTCCAGATGAAAATAAGAGGGATAGCTGCATCCAATCAAGAAATTCTGTATCTGACTAACTGCTCTGTTTGCTATCCTTGCCGCTGGTGGTAAGTTTACTGATATTACAGTGTCCAACTGGGTGCATTATAGCTATCACTAATCCTGAGTACCATTCACCTTAGCCTTTGCCAACTAAGTCTTATTTTCTTGTTACACAACGCCTCCAAGAAAGCACATTGAATGGGTTGAGTGAACCTTGTTGAGTGTTGAAATCTTCTACTTCCTCCTTGGAATCTGCCTCGTCACCCTCAAGTCTAGTTAGTCTTCTTGTTGGGAGGGGGTTTCAGCCCCGCATGTAAGCATTGTAAGTTGGTCCTGTATGGACTTGACGCTAGCTGTAAAATTCTCCTCTATCTAAGTTAACTCTTTGTTGTTCGTAATAACAAAACACTTGCTATTGTCACAGCCAAATAAAATGCCAATTAAATGAGACCACGTGCTCCTTTTATAGGCACAATGCATTTTTACACAACTAATCTCATGACTCTCCATTTCCTTGTAATTATGCCAATTACTTGCTGATATGAAACTGGCCTTCCAAAGTGTAATTTCATTAATATGACAAGAAAAGCAGTTATCGTGTTAATCATTAGTGTTAATCGATAGTGTTAATGTGACCATCTCTCTTGCTTCTAAAAGTTACACCAATGTACTTTTGTAATGTAACAAGCAATGTGCAATGTTTTGCTAAGACACTCACATCTAGCATCAATACTGAGTTACTGCCCAGCTGTACTGGCCAGAACCTAAGGTGGGTATAGATGAGGGTTAATAATAGTGTTATGAGTAAATCTCTTACATACAGAAATAAAAGAATAACAGAAGTACTACTGTATTTCTTTTGTGTGGAGGAATTCAAAGGGTGCCTTATAAACAGATGTTCATCTATTCTGATATGGATGGTGCATCATGTCAAAAAAGCAACTATTACTGCAAAATGCATATGGTCAGATTATGGGAGTATGATTTTGGCTTTGTAACACATGTGCACTTGGCTGCCACATTCCCAGACCATCTTTCTTCAGCCACATAACACACTATCATGTCTCTTGATGTACCAAACCACAGACTTGTATTTTATACTTTACTTATTAAGTAGAAGATGTGTCTTCTCTAATATTGGTGAGctactgtataatatgtatCGTCTTACATCTAGTTACTTCTAATCCACTACCCCATGATGAGAGCTGTAGCCATGCTAGTCAATGGAAGAAACATTATCTGTTTTTTCCTACTGCAGTCGTTTGTTGGTGTTATGGCGATATGCTACTATACCACCATGATGACACTCTGTTATGGCTGGATGGCACTTATCTTCTCACCAGGGATATCATGGAGTGGGATTCTGTATTTAACAATGATTGGTTTTATATGGAAAAACAATAAACTGAGATCTTAAAATAGTATCTGTGTATACTTGGCAGTATGTAATATTAAATTAGAAACCATTTTATTAATATTTATTGTGATGTTATACACTGTACCATTAATACTGGTTGTGCAGATTTTCATATACAGGTGTTAATACATCACTCATGTACTCAATGACTACAGTACTAGTCTAGTGGCATAGAACAATTGAAATGGAtgcttgtatgtactgtaggtaCTTGTGCTCCAGTAGTATTAAATAGTTTCGTACTAGTGGTGGTACACTTGTGCATAAGCTTCACGCCAACCTCAGAGACTGAAAGGATTTAATTAACATGTGCTcagaacaaacaaaaaaaagagaGAACAATTTAAACAAATAGAGTAAAGCCTCCTTTTGGTACAAAGTTAGTGATTGTACAATACAGTggtttatagaactttgcgtgggtgagatcaaaggaaaagcgTACTTTTACAAAGTTAGTGATTGTACAATGCAGTggtttatagaactttgcgtgggtgagatcaaagCAAAAgcgtactttaaatttcataaagtacactttagtgTAAACAGTGCtatattgcccacaaagagtgctaaAGCACTCAGCACTTGGCCtggatgctaataaagcactcggctttgccttgtgctttattagcatctcggccatgtgcctcgtactttatttttcatatagcactcacagcaatgctttaacataatacatatagctacattagcCTTAATGCTAGCTGCCATGTAATAATTATCTATGAAGTCTGATTGCTTTAGTAATAGATTATTTCTAGAACTTTTATTTCAAGTAAAGGTTAGTGTTGAACAATCAGTGTTTTATTATTTCACATTAGTTTCTAAATCTGTTCATTTCTCCCCCTTCTAATTATGTGCAACATAATAAGTTAATACTTCTACGGTACTAttaatagggacccgccgattatgctcataattttacctattatgctatgctgcactgctcaaaaatttacctattatgcttaaatttatgctcaatacttacccattatgctcaaattatgcccaattatttatgcctcagttctcatgctctgctaataatttccaatttatggataaataataagtggctgaagcacaaacttacttgtcaaaatgcatatcacagaaaagatcgatatactctaatagaacagtcagttatgtgattgttctattagagttactgactgttctattagagtatatcgatttttctgtgatacctattttgataagcaagaattcatactattacacaaatattctacctattatgctagcattatgctcaatgctttcagacacctattatgctcataattatgccagcataatcggcgggtccctaacgaTTAATCCACATGTTTATGTAAAAGAAATAAATACATTTTTAgagtacttatatggcttttcTGGACTAAAACTTGACCATTGATAATATTTTAATGGCTTCctataataaatattatgtgtttgTGTGACTTCACATGACAAGATTGTTATATTGCTGTTTGTCACTTTGCAGCACAATTACAAACagaaaaatgaagaagaaatatATTTTCCGTATAATAGTGCTTCTGGATTCAGTGGAGATTAGAACTTAGCAATGGTGCCATAGAAGAGTGCATTGGCATAAGACTCTCGTTGCaaataccactttttcactaatAAGTACTATGTTCACTATCTATTTCGCAGACTTTGAATGGCTTTAATCAAATTGCAGGATAATATTCTTTAGTATACAAAGGTAAGCAGTAGGATACTATTATTACAAGATGTTATAATATTTGAATGGTTGACACAGATTCCTGATTTTACATACATGTTTGAAATCTCTTAACTAGACCAAATTCAATGTTAATAAAATTATTCACAAAATATGGTGATACCAAAAATAAAAGTCCAGCAATTGTAAAAAATTGTCACAAATGGGTGTCATTACACCTTGGGAAGATGATTACCCCCAACTGCACATAGACTTACTCACAAATACAGGGGATGGCCAGTGGGGCACCACATGACCCAATTTGAGCATGATTATTATGTAATACAAACAGCTGAATGACTATACAGTCATAGTATGGAATAACGATGATGAAACATCTATGATGTCAAAGCACAGGTGCATGGTCAACCTGTCCACATGGCCTTGTTTTGATGGAGTATGGCTTTATGGCCACTGCTAAGCCACAAATAATTAATTTGCATATTAAAATTTGGTATGTTTGAAAACCACATAGAGTGGAACCAATGTTGGTTTAATTGCAGTACCTTAGTATCTTTaagtaaaaatatatatacatcaATATAAATACATTAACTTATGAATGCAATTTACAAACAAATTTATAAAGAAGTTACTACATGATCTTCTTTCAAGCTGGATATTGAATTCATACTACCAAAGAACTGAGCACGAGCCTCATCTCTCTCAGGTGgtgtataattattgttatatagCACTGGATAAACTCCATAAGGACTCACTGGTCTATCCACCCCTTCATCAtcttttcttggctgccatgACTGTCTTTGTGATGATAAGTCTCCTTTTGACCTAGGTCTTTTAACATTTTGTCTCCCTGCTTCAGCTCTGCTAAATTTAGAATCTGACTGTGATCCTCTGCTATTGTTGCTGCTCCTACGCCTTTGGGCTTTGGTGTTATGAGCTAACCTTGTAGAGCTATCATTGATATGATCTGGTGAACTATCTACATGTATACTATATCCAGAACCGTACTCATTGAAATCAATTAGTGGATCGTCATCTAAATGAGAACTGTATCCAGAGTTCTGTGCACCATAATTTGGGCTTATTGGTCTGTTCATTTTGTTACCCAAGTAGTCCTGTGATATACTAGCAGATGGAAAAATAAACTCATCGTGCATTGAAGTGACTGATTTTTGAGTTGGACTTAATCCATGACTTCCTTGTGAGTATCTGCTTGTGCAATCTGAAGGTGTTGTAGATGAAGGTTGCTCAGGAACAGGCTCTAATAGTGATCCTCGTCTTTTCCGTCGCAAAGACTTTTTGCCATCGTCAATGAACATAGGGCCATCAACTGGTATGCTATAACTACCATGATCACTTGTACTTGTTGCAATAGGTGGAGGCAAGCCAGGAAAGAAACCGACATCTTGGTCATCTGGAGGTGATAGCTGAGAGAGTGGTGTAAGGCCTAGTGACAGGTATGGTTGAGATATGGCTTCATCATGAAAACTCAaatcaacatcatcatcatatgTACCACTGTTAGGTCTTGAACGGCCATGTATAGGACCAGAATAAGGTGGTGGAGGTCCTGATGATGTACTTGTGGACTATTAAAACATTGCAGTAAAACAACATTACAACTATCAGTAGTGCATAAGTACTGTAAGGTACAAAGTGTTCTTGTAACACTTTACACTCTGACTATTACATAGATGTATATGTCAGTGTTTTATTGTTCATTTTCagtaagtgtgtgtatgtaagaAAATGTAAGAAAGAGGTTTTGAAGGCCATCTGTATTAAGTGATTTATATTACTGCTATCTTCTCTATAGCTTTCTTTCAAATGTTGGCAAGCTAATATTTTCACTGGTTGCAAATGAAAACTTGTCTAATCTCAGTGTGCTATAGATCTAACCCCCAcaattttttagcagctgaatTGGTACAGAATGTTTAATATGGCATGATAGAAGATCTATACATAGTAGAATTTTTCAATAtggctatataatatatatatacattagtGAGATGGCATTTGTGCATTATGAGGTATAACATACCGGTTTATTAAAGTAAGACAAAGGTTTGACGGTACTGTCTCCAGTGTGTTGAGTAGGACCAGATGTGTACCCAGCATTTTGATATCCTACTCCATTAGGAGTCAATACTGTGTCTCTGTAGTGTTCTTCAGTTGCACCAGGTGCAATTGGGGCTATATCTATTGGACTCATTTCCTGTAATAGAAATATATCGACTTTTACTACACTTGCAAAAAATGTACATGTTATAATGAATAGAGCTGAAACAAAAGCTGCCAAATACTTGGATACTTGTTAAGGACAGTTAACATAAATTGATGCTTGATGGAAACATTTACATACATAGGTACTTAAATACATCATAAGTTTTCCTGAAAACTGTTTATGATCCTATATAAAATACATATTTCACTATAAGTACCTAGTATTTGTGGGTACTTGACCATtaacactataattataaacagtggcggatctaggattattaagagggggtttctgaaagttggtatagctgaataaagCAACTGATGACGTTTCTCCAGAAAGTTTTCTATTTTAGAAGCTCTAagatcggattttaggctacttttagttagtaATTACAATGAATCCAATGTTTTAAACTTTAAATATTATAggtaact
This window encodes:
- the LOC136267864 gene encoding transmembrane protein 62-like isoform X2, whose amino-acid sequence is MRSVQYALLVPIFSAVIYVLVSWYIFDGSNAVTYSYSSTANDSIFPSGKMENLFWFVQVSDLHISKFEHHSRVSDFRELCSKVIPSIDPSLVLVTGDLTDSRRGTFGSEQYEDEWKLYHSVVKETGAADQRPWLDLPGNHDSFNLMDLSGFREYSHSWKQYGAHSYCYRHHTDFGNYSFIAIDAHPVPGPRLPYNFFGVLSEADLLGIKQLSQQCAGANHTVWLSHYPSSFITTNHNHFLQLLSSSIVYLCGHLHNVFGYVDNLYTTHPDGRLELELADWKFIRRYRVLAFDHDLLSFSDVYLKDQPVIVITNPKHHQFVSPSHEPVNRIARSTHIRVLVFSPDPIVSVNISLDDKDIGVMHHVTGPLYVLKWDPVQYKGLHYVTVVATDGGGHVNRITQPFSHDTQPVSLGVVKLFFLQANMPSMLWLMFTLLWLLFVGWLLYSKWRGRHGTVVPAGLMGHCEIIASKNFLFYPTIIFLLNYGIGPWYIGELLSGVYGIVTVHGLFIPGTFIPGSKTYLHGCAMHWSICKHIVSLIL
- the LOC136267864 gene encoding transmembrane protein 62-like isoform X1 encodes the protein MRSVQYALLVPIFSAVIYVLVSWYIFDGSNAVTYSYSSTANDSIFPSGKMENLFWFVQVSDLHISKFEHHSRVSDFRELCSKVIPSIDPSLVLVTGDLTDSRRGTFGSEQYEDEWKLYHSVVKETGAADQRPWLDLPGNHDSFNLMDLSGFREYSHSWKQYGAHSYCYRHHTDFGNYSFIAIDAHPVPGPRLPYNFFGVLSEADLLGIKQLSQQCAGANHTVWLSHYPSSFITTNHNHFLQLLSSSIVYLCGHLHNVFGYVDNLYTTHPDGRLELELADWKFIRRYRVLAFDHDLLSFSDVYLKDQPVIVITNPKHHQFVSPSHEPVNRIARSTHIRVLVFSPDPIVSVNISLDDKDIGVMHHVTGPLYVLKWDPVQYKGLHYVTVVATDGGGHVNRITQPFSHDTQPVSLGVVKLFFLQANMPSMLWLMFTLLWLLFVGWLLYSKWRGRHGTVVPAGLMGHCEIIASKNFLFYPTIIFLLNYGIGPWYIGELLSGVYGIVTVHGLFIPGTFIPGSKTYLHGCAMLLLIHYPMMRAVAMLVNGRNIICFFLLQSFVGVMAICYYTTMMTLCYGWMALIFSPGISWSGILYLTMIGFIWKNNKLRS